In Cryptosporangium minutisporangium, the genomic stretch TCGACCAGGACGGGCCCGGTGTCGCGCTCCGGCGTCGGCCGTTCGCGCTCGACCCGGCGATGGTTCCGCCGAGCGTCGCGACGCTGGCCGAGTTCGGCCGTGCGCTCGGCGTCGGGCTGTTCCCGCTCGGGGTCGAAGGTGTGGAGGACGCGGTGCTGGTGATCGACGAGCACGGGCGGGTGTTCGCGCTCGACGCCGGCGGCGAGTGGTTCCTCGGCGAGCACGTCGACGCCGCGCTGACGACGCTGGTCACCGGCACTGCGCCGCCGCGCGTACGCGATGACGGC encodes the following:
- a CDS encoding SUKH-3 domain-containing protein translates to MQRFPGEVEAVLRAAGWAEGRSVADAAAEAIRTACAQTTADGRRYVPFPAAERALYEFVGVYVDQDGPGVALRRRPFALDPAMVPPSVATLAEFGRALGVGLFPLGVEGVEDAVLVIDEHGRVFALDAGGEWFLGEHVDAALTTLVTGTAPPRVRDDGTW